One Malaclemys terrapin pileata isolate rMalTer1 chromosome 21, rMalTer1.hap1, whole genome shotgun sequence DNA window includes the following coding sequences:
- the LOC128827432 gene encoding scale keratin-like, with amino-acid sequence MSSCKDLSCRPSPCYPDICPDPCVVARNEPCITSCADSTAVVYPPPVSVLFPGPILSSCPQHSLVGSTLPALPYRAGGSFGGGALGGPIGYGSGYGGALEGGYGYGGLSSYGGSYGYGGLSGYGGSYGYGGLCGYGGGYGGGYGGLCGYGRRYGGRCYSSRRGSCGPC; translated from the coding sequence ATGTCTTCCTGCAAAGACCTGTCTTGCCGACCCAGCCCGTGTTATCCTGACATATGCCCAGATCCATGTGTTGTTGCCCGCAATGAGCCATGTATCACCTCGTGTGCAGATTCAACAGCAGTGGTCTATCCACCACCAGTTTCCGTGCTGTTCCCAGGACCAATTCTCTCTTCTTGTCCTCAACACAGCCTAGTGGGAAGCACCTTACCAGCTCTACCCTACCGAGCTGGGGGCTCATTTGGGGGTGGTGCTTTGGGTGGCCCAATTGGTTATGGTAGTGGATATGGGGGTGCTTTAGAGGGTGGTTATGGTTATGGGGGCTTAAGCAGTTATGGAGGCTCATATGGTTATGGGGGCTTAAGCGGTTATGGAGGCTCATATGGTTATGGGGGCTTATGTGGTTATGGTGGAGGATACGGGGGTGGCTATGGTGGCTTATGCGGGTATGGGAGGAGATATGGTGGGAGGTGCTATTCTTCCCGCCGTGGAAGCTGTGGCCCATGTTAA
- the LOC128827431 gene encoding scale keratin-like, which translates to MSSCKDLSYRPSPCYPDICPDPCVVARNEPCITSCADSTAVVYPPPVTVLFPGPILSTSPQHSLVGSTLPALPYGARGSFGGGALGGPIGYGSGYGGALEGGYGYGGLSGYGGSYGYGGLSGYGGSYGYGGLSGYGGSYGYGGLCGYGGGYGGGYGGLCGYGRRYGGRCYSSRRGSCGPC; encoded by the coding sequence ATGTCTTCCTGCAAAGACCTGTCTTACCGACCCAGCCCGTGTTATCCTGACATATGCCCAGATCCATGTGTTGTTGCCCGCAATGAGCCGTGTATCACCTCGTGTGCAGATTCAACAGCAGTGGTCTATCCACCACCAGTTACTGTGCTATTCCCAGGACCAATTCTCTCTACTTCCCCTCAACACAGCCTAGTGGGAAGCACCTTACCAGCTCTACCCTATGGAGCTAGGGGCTCATTTGGGGGTGGTGCTTTGGGTGGCCCAATTGGTTATGGTAGTGGATATGGGGGTGCTTTAGAGGGTGGTTATGGTTATGGGGGCTTAAGCGGTTATGGAGGCTCATATGGTTATGGGGGCTTAAGCGGTTATGGAGGCTCATATGGTTATGGGGGCTTAAGCGGTTATGGAGGCTCATATGGTTATGGGGGCTTATGTGGTTATGGTGGTGGATACGGGGGTGGCTATGGTGGCTTATGCGGGTATGGGAGGAGATATGGTGGGAGGTGCTATTCTTCCCGCCGTGGAAGCTGTGGCCCATGTTAA